AATGGAACAAGAAGTCGAACGTTTGAGGATTCGCGCAGCCTGATCCCTCATGCTCCGGTGGCTCGATGCGCACACACATCTCGATTCTGATGACCTCTTTTCTAAAAAAGAAGAGGTCCTCAACAGGGCTTTCCAGGCCGGAGTTACTCAGGTCCTGCTTGTGAACAGCGAAGCAACGGAACAGAGTTTCGAACGAACTCTGACCTGCCTGCACCTCCCGCATTCGGTAAAACGATTTGCATGTTTCGGAATTCATCCACATCAGGCAAATCTGTATGACTCAAAATGGGAGAAAAAGGTCAAAGAATTTCTCGAACAGACGGGCGTCGTAGCGCTGGGGGAAATCGGATTGGATTTTTATTACAACTACTCACCTCAGGATGTGCAGATTTCTGTATTCCAGAGACAGCTCGAGCTGGCGCTAGAAAAAAAGATGCCGGTGGTGATCCATTGTCGCGACGCGTATACCGAGCTGGCTCAAATCCTTGCTTCGCTGTCTTCAAAATGGCAGGGAATGATTCATTGTTTCACCGGAACCCCGGCGGAATTGGAACCCTTGCTGCAACTCGGCTTCCATATTTCTTTTTCCGGAATTGTGACTTTCCCAAAAGCAACCACCTTAAAAGAATCCGCGAAAAGTGTTCCACTCGATCGAATTCTCGTAGAAACGGACGCTCCCTTTCTGGCGCCGGTACCACACAGAGGAAAACGAAACGAACCTGCGTTTGTGGTTGAAACTGCCAGATTCATAGCCTCGCTCCGGAGCCTTACCGAACAGAAACTCTCAGAGGCCGTTTTCACAAATTTCGAAAAGTTATTCGCTTGACGCTTTTGCCAACCCCACTTAACATATTGAAAACGATTTCCAAAAAGCCATGGAAGAAGAATTGGAAGTACTGAGGGAGCATTTATCCCGAAAAAGATTAAAGAGAACCGAACAACGCGAAACAATACTGGAAGTTTTCCTGCGGTCGAAAAAGCACTTGACTGTAGAAGAGCTTCACAGGCTTGTAAATTATCAGGACCCCGGCATCGGGCTCACCACGATCTATCGCACAATGAAACTCTTTTGCGAGTGCAATCTGGCGCGCGCAAATTACTTTGAAGAAGGGCGAGTCCGGTATGAACAGCAATACAAAACCGCTCATCACGACCACATGATCTGTCTTACTTGCGGGGAAACAATCGAGTTTGTTCATCCTCAGATCGAAAAACTCCAAGAAAAAGTCGCGCGGCAATTTGGTTTTCGAATGACGGACCACCGAATGGAAATCTACGGGCTGTGTGAAAAATGCAACCGCCAAGGCGCCAAGACGCCAAGTTAACTTTTAACCTTTAACTTTTTAAATTCCAGTGTCTCCAGAATATTCTTCTGGGAATCGATCACAAAAGCCGCGGCAATCTTATTTCGGGTCGCCCATTGATAACCTCTCTCGGGTCCCATTACGTATAACGCCGTGCTCAAGATATCAGCTGCGAGTGCGCTTGGATGCCAAACTGTAACAGAACCGAACGGCTCTACTGGATGTCCGGTGGTCGGATTCAGGATGTGGTTGATGACTCGCTGGCCGATTTTTCCGGATCGTTCTGAAAAACCACTCGTGGAAATAGAACCTGTTGTCAGCAAAAACAGATCCTCCTCCGTTTCCGACCGATTCGATGGTTGAGCGATGGCGACGTGCCATGCAACGCCACCATGAACCGCAATCTGACCTCCAAAATCCATCATCAACGGTGCCATCTTTTTCGATGCAGCAACTTCCATGGCGCGATCCAAAGCTTCCCCTTTCCCGAACGCGCCGGGATCAATATGAACATCTTTGATCTTCGACACCGTGAGAGTTTCAGTATCCATGCTGATGTACCGAAGTCCGCTTACATCAAGTGTTCGTGAGATTTCCACTTCCGGCGGAATCCGAACGGAATGATGAACTTTCCATACCTCCAGGAGTCTTCCGATTCCGGGATCGAACGAGCCGTTTGTTAACTTTGTCCACTCTTTTGCTTTTTGGATGAGCTGAAATAGTTGAGGCGTAACTCGAACCGGTTGCCCGATTTCCGCCTGATTTAAACGGGAAAGCTCGCTGTCCGGTTTCCATGTGCTGAGTTGCTTGTCGGCAGATTCCACCACGCGGATCAGCTCTTCACTATCGAGCAAAGCCTTTTCCGGATCTTCTTCCATGAGGACGATGCGAAGACTCGTTCCCATGGAATAGACTTCACGTTCAAATGTTTCTGCTTGCGATTCAAAAACAATACCGGCCAACGCAACGATCAACAGGACTTGGACCGGA
The window above is part of the bacterium genome. Proteins encoded here:
- a CDS encoding TatD family hydrolase, with the protein product MLRWLDAHTHLDSDDLFSKKEEVLNRAFQAGVTQVLLVNSEATEQSFERTLTCLHLPHSVKRFACFGIHPHQANLYDSKWEKKVKEFLEQTGVVALGEIGLDFYYNYSPQDVQISVFQRQLELALEKKMPVVIHCRDAYTELAQILASLSSKWQGMIHCFTGTPAELEPLLQLGFHISFSGIVTFPKATTLKESAKSVPLDRILVETDAPFLAPVPHRGKRNEPAFVVETARFIASLRSLTEQKLSEAVFTNFEKLFA
- a CDS encoding transcriptional repressor, with the protein product MEEELEVLREHLSRKRLKRTEQRETILEVFLRSKKHLTVEELHRLVNYQDPGIGLTTIYRTMKLFCECNLARANYFEEGRVRYEQQYKTAHHDHMICLTCGETIEFVHPQIEKLQEKVARQFGFRMTDHRMEIYGLCEKCNRQGAKTPS
- a CDS encoding FAD:protein FMN transferase gives rise to the protein MNRLESWLLHLSTIVLTVTGLGYAWMHYLMKPDDPFSVVNHPWEPHFLSTHILVAPLLMLGFGMVLHSHILFKISAGARSARKTGLVLIPLFAAMVISGYLLQVVVSDFRKILLWVHLGTGSLWSLFYLVHQIASYAQRRAKQNGSPRYRIPVQVLLIVALAGIVFESQAETFEREVYSMGTSLRIVLMEEDPEKALLDSEELIRVVESADKQLSTWKPDSELSRLNQAEIGQPVRVTPQLFQLIQKAKEWTKLTNGSFDPGIGRLLEVWKVHHSVRIPPEVEISRTLDVSGLRYISMDTETLTVSKIKDVHIDPGAFGKGEALDRAMEVAASKKMAPLMMDFGGQIAVHGGVAWHVAIAQPSNRSETEEDLFLLTTGSISTSGFSERSGKIGQRVINHILNPTTGHPVEPFGSVTVWHPSALAADILSTALYVMGPERGYQWATRNKIAAAFVIDSQKNILETLEFKKLKVKS